TCTTTAAACACCTTCAGTCTTAATGGCACGGATTATAACATTTCAGTCCGTCACGTACGGCTTTTATTTTTTGGAGCTTGAATTAGTGGATATCACACCTGGAATTTACCGCCACTACAAAGGAAAATTATATCGAGTGCACGCCTTGGCAACGCACAGTGAAACGCAAGAGAAGCAAGTGGTTTATCAAACCCTATATGGAGATATGAGCTTTTGGGTTCGACCACTTGAAATGTTTTTAGAAGACGTTATGGTCGAAGGCGAAGCGGTGCCTCGCTTCACTTTAATCGAAACCGAAGCAGGGTTGGCAGCGAAAAGCTGATTGTGGCAAGATGAGTCTATCTCATCTGACCACAAGAAGCTGAATTATGTTTAAAGGTACTGATCAATATATTGCTACCTCTGCTCTACAACAGGCCGTGAACGCGGCCATCGTTTTAGAAAAACCACTCCTGATTAAAGGTGAACCTGGCACAGGCAAAACCTTACTCGCCGAAGAACTGGCAAAAAGTTTAGATACCGAACTCATCCAATGGCATATAAAGTCAACAACCAAAGCACAGCAAGGCCTATACGAATACGATGCGGTCTCGCGTTTACGCGACAGTCAACTTGGCGATCCTCGCGTTAATGATGTTGGCAATTACATTATCAAAGGTAAGCTGTGGCAGGCATTTACCGCCACAAAGCGCCCCGTTCTGCTGATTGATGAAATCGACAAAGCCGATATTGAGTTCCCCAATGACCTGCTGTTAGAGCTCGATAAAATGGAGTTTCATGTCTACGAAACCAACGAGCAAATAAAGGCCAAAGTACGCCCTATCGTCATTATCACCTCAAACAATGAGAAAGAGCTACCAGATGCCTTTTTACGCCGCTGCTTTTTCCACTACATCGACTTTCCGAGCAAAGAAGAGATGCAGCAAATTGTAGACGTGCATTTTCCACATATTAAAGCGAATTTAGTGCAACGAGCACTCGAAAGCTTTTTCCAATTACGCGACACACCAAACCTAAAGAAAAAGCCAAGTACGAGTGAACTACTCGACTGGTTAAAACTATTATTAGCGGAAGATATTTCCCCTGACGCGTTACATGATAAATCCAACCAAGGTGGCCTAATGCCGTTATTTGGTGCGCTACTTAAAAACGAGCAAGATGTTTCTTTGGTTGAAAAGCTCGCCTTTATGAGCCGCCGCTGATCATGCTCATCGATTTTGTACTCACCCTTAGGCGTTACGGTATTAAAGCGAGCCTGCGCGAATTACTAGACTGTTTAGAGGCGCTAGATAAAGAAGTTTGCTTTGCCGATCTGGACAGCTTTTACTTTTTGGCAAAAACTATCTTCGTGAAAGATGAAACCTTGTTTGATAAATTCGACCGCGCGTTTGCTGATTATTTTGAGGGGATAGAGTCAATAGACCTCTTTTCACAACTTCAACAACAGCAATTGCCTGAGGACTGGCTGCGTAAAGAATTTGAGAAATTGCTGTCGGAGGAAGAAAAAGCCAAACTTAACGCGATGGGTGGACTCGACAAGCTCCTTGAAACGTTAAAAGCACGCTTGGCAGAGCAACGAAAACGCCACGCAGGCGGTAATAAATGGGTTGGTACAGGCGGCACCTCACCTTTTGGCGCTTATGGCTATAATCCTGAAGGGATCCGCATTGGCCAAGACGGAAACCGTCATCGCAGGGCAGTCAAGGTCTGGGATAAAAGGCAATACCGTAATCTCGATAGTAATACTGACATCAGCAGCCGCAATATTAAGCTCGCACTCAAGCAATTGCGTAAATTTGCACGCAGCGGAGCCAGCGATCAGCTCGACCTTAATGAAACCATCCGCGCTACCGCAAGACAGGGCGGCATGCTGGATGTGAAAATGGCGCCTGAGCGGCATAACTCAGTGAAAGTACTGATGCTGTTTGATATTGGCGGCTCTATGGATGACCATATCCAACTTTGTGAACAACTATTTAGCGCCGCACACAGTGAATTTAAGCACCTTGAGTTTTTTTACTTTCATAATTGTGTGTACGAACATGTTTGGCACGATAATGACCGTCGTGACAGCGAATTGCTTGATACTTATCAGCTAATTAACCGTTACGGCTCAGACTATCGACTAATATTTGTTGGTGACGCGACAATGGGCCCCTATGAAATCACCTATCCCGGCGGTAGCGTAGAGCATTGGAATCAAGAAGCAGGAGCTACTTGGTTGAATCGTTTAACCAATCACTTTAGTAAGGTGGCTTGGCTTAATCCTCAGCCGCAAAGCTATTGGTCTTATTACCATTCGATCGAGCTAATAAATCAATTAATGCAAAATCGAATGTATCCGCTAACAATTGAAGGTCTAAGTCAGGCGTTTAAAGAATTAAGCTAAAGCAGTGCTGCTT
The sequence above is a segment of the Pseudoalteromonas piscicida genome. Coding sequences within it:
- a CDS encoding AAA family ATPase; this encodes MMFKGTDQYIATSALQQAVNAAIVLEKPLLIKGEPGTGKTLLAEELAKSLDTELIQWHIKSTTKAQQGLYEYDAVSRLRDSQLGDPRVNDVGNYIIKGKLWQAFTATKRPVLLIDEIDKADIEFPNDLLLELDKMEFHVYETNEQIKAKVRPIVIITSNNEKELPDAFLRRCFFHYIDFPSKEEMQQIVDVHFPHIKANLVQRALESFFQLRDTPNLKKKPSTSELLDWLKLLLAEDISPDALHDKSNQGGLMPLFGALLKNEQDVSLVEKLAFMSRR
- a CDS encoding DUF1653 domain-containing protein is translated as MDITPGIYRHYKGKLYRVHALATHSETQEKQVVYQTLYGDMSFWVRPLEMFLEDVMVEGEAVPRFTLIETEAGLAAKS
- a CDS encoding vWA domain-containing protein, which produces MLIDFVLTLRRYGIKASLRELLDCLEALDKEVCFADLDSFYFLAKTIFVKDETLFDKFDRAFADYFEGIESIDLFSQLQQQQLPEDWLRKEFEKLLSEEEKAKLNAMGGLDKLLETLKARLAEQRKRHAGGNKWVGTGGTSPFGAYGYNPEGIRIGQDGNRHRRAVKVWDKRQYRNLDSNTDISSRNIKLALKQLRKFARSGASDQLDLNETIRATARQGGMLDVKMAPERHNSVKVLMLFDIGGSMDDHIQLCEQLFSAAHSEFKHLEFFYFHNCVYEHVWHDNDRRDSELLDTYQLINRYGSDYRLIFVGDATMGPYEITYPGGSVEHWNQEAGATWLNRLTNHFSKVAWLNPQPQSYWSYYHSIELINQLMQNRMYPLTIEGLSQAFKELS